A region of Paenibacillus sp. JNUCC-31 DNA encodes the following proteins:
- a CDS encoding right-handed parallel beta-helix repeat-containing protein: MTQASNEQGYRNQVPMMYRHLIFLVFRQKGSLHTKKGGINIPETEQELITNSTTIRLTDYGAVPDSELDTQPAMARAIQAAAEIPGPVVLDCARGKYHFYPEEAIRAPYYISNTTSEEENPDVTKTIAILLKGMNDVTLEGNGSLFIFHGKQTLFLLDHCINVEIRNLHTDYHQPTVTEMTIISSGKHYFDARVHPDSRYQIRDNKLTWLGEGWSFAKGPMQTYDPLRNTTWRIDNWLELAQSVEELEPMIIRLHFDFQPNVVSGHVLQNRDGIRDQVGVFMTECSDIAWSDVSLHFLHGLGVVGQFSTNLTFSRMNLAPRTETGRTVAGFADFLHISSCRGKVTVRDSRFSGSHDDPVNVHGTYLRIIEQPAANCVKVRFMHPQTYGLPAFYPGDEIEFVRSGSLTTYASNNVVAVERLNSRELLLTLAYPVPEGIGSHDVIENVTWTPEVEIANNHFVRVPTRGILVTTRRKVRITGNTFERMSMNAILIAVDAESWYESGRVEDVTISDNHFIECGSREHPVIFISPENVEVNENAPVHRQVIILNNRFETCSDVQIVSAKSTRGLVFKSNKILSTRATGKLSCYEEVVYVSACSKVDLADNTFTDVPNRIG, encoded by the coding sequence ATGACACAAGCAAGTAATGAACAGGGATATCGAAATCAGGTGCCTATGATGTACCGGCACCTGATTTTCCTTGTATTCAGGCAAAAGGGAAGTTTACATACCAAGAAGGGTGGGATTAACATTCCTGAGACTGAACAAGAACTTATCACGAATTCCACAACGATAAGGCTGACGGATTATGGCGCTGTACCGGACTCTGAGTTGGACACCCAGCCAGCCATGGCTCGTGCAATTCAGGCGGCGGCTGAAATCCCTGGTCCGGTTGTACTGGACTGTGCGAGAGGCAAGTATCATTTCTACCCGGAGGAGGCGATTCGGGCGCCTTATTATATCTCCAATACCACGAGTGAAGAAGAGAACCCGGACGTAACCAAGACCATTGCCATTTTGCTGAAAGGGATGAATGATGTAACACTGGAGGGCAACGGCTCCCTGTTTATTTTCCACGGCAAACAGACCCTGTTTCTGCTGGACCATTGCATAAATGTAGAGATTCGCAACCTGCATACGGACTATCACCAACCAACGGTGACCGAGATGACGATTATCTCCAGCGGAAAGCATTATTTCGATGCGCGGGTTCACCCCGATTCCCGTTATCAGATTCGGGACAACAAGCTAACCTGGCTCGGTGAAGGCTGGAGCTTTGCCAAAGGTCCCATGCAAACCTATGATCCATTGCGGAATACAACCTGGCGAATCGACAATTGGTTGGAATTGGCCCAATCTGTGGAAGAGCTTGAGCCCATGATCATCCGTTTACATTTTGATTTCCAGCCTAATGTGGTTTCTGGTCATGTATTGCAAAATCGGGATGGCATTCGTGATCAAGTCGGGGTTTTTATGACCGAATGCTCGGATATTGCGTGGAGTGATGTAAGTCTGCATTTCCTGCACGGGCTCGGTGTCGTCGGCCAGTTCAGCACAAATCTGACCTTTTCACGGATGAATCTGGCACCCCGCACCGAGACGGGACGCACCGTTGCCGGCTTTGCGGATTTTCTGCACATATCCAGCTGCCGAGGCAAGGTGACAGTAAGGGATAGCCGTTTTTCCGGTTCGCATGATGATCCTGTCAATGTCCATGGTACCTATTTACGAATTATAGAACAGCCAGCAGCGAATTGCGTGAAGGTTCGATTCATGCATCCCCAGACGTATGGACTTCCGGCGTTTTATCCGGGTGATGAGATCGAATTTGTCCGATCCGGTTCGTTGACGACCTACGCTTCCAACAATGTGGTTGCCGTTGAGCGTTTAAATTCTCGTGAACTTTTGCTGACGCTTGCTTATCCAGTACCAGAAGGGATTGGAAGTCATGATGTCATTGAGAACGTAACCTGGACGCCTGAAGTGGAAATTGCAAATAATCATTTTGTCCGGGTGCCCACACGAGGCATACTCGTAACGACACGTCGCAAAGTGCGGATTACCGGAAATACGTTTGAACGTATGTCCATGAATGCCATTCTGATTGCGGTGGATGCTGAGTCCTGGTATGAGTCAGGAAGGGTGGAAGATGTGACGATTAGCGATAACCATTTTATTGAATGTGGCAGCAGGGAGCATCCCGTGATCTTCATATCCCCGGAGAATGTGGAGGTAAATGAGAACGCTCCCGTCCATCGGCAGGTCATTATCCTGAATAACCGTTTCGAAACGTGTAGTGATGTCCAGATTGTAAGCGCCAAATCCACGCGTGGGCTGGTTTTCAAGTCGAATAAAATCTTGTCCACCAGAGCGACAGGAAAGTTATCCTGCTACGAAGAAGTCGTTTATGTAAGCGCATGCAGCAAGGTTGACCTTGCCGATAACACGTTTACTGATGTTCCAAATAGAATTGGCTAG
- a CDS encoding ABC transporter permease, translated as MMKHWQLHLLVIPPLLFFLIFKYYPMINAVLAFKDYNVIKGIWGSDWVGFQNFRLFFENPLFWTLVKNTILLSGYLVLAGFPIPIVLALMINEVRGAKFKKFVQLVSFAPYFISTVVMVSMIMLFLAPRLGFVNIAMNFIGLDSVNFLGEPGMFRSIYVWSDIWQTAGYSAVIYLAALAGIDPTLYEAAKVDGASRFQKIRHVDLPGLVPTIVIILILNVGNVMAIGFEKVYLLQNPLNLANSEIIATYVYRVGLLNANYSFATAVGLFNSLINLVLLVTVNGLAKRVTKNSIW; from the coding sequence ATGATGAAGCACTGGCAGTTACATCTGCTGGTGATTCCGCCCTTGCTATTTTTTCTCATCTTCAAGTATTATCCGATGATCAATGCGGTCCTTGCCTTTAAGGACTATAACGTCATCAAGGGAATATGGGGAAGTGATTGGGTTGGTTTTCAAAACTTTCGTCTGTTCTTTGAGAACCCATTATTCTGGACCCTGGTGAAGAACACCATTCTGCTTAGCGGTTATTTAGTGTTGGCCGGATTTCCGATTCCGATTGTGCTCGCACTCATGATTAACGAGGTACGCGGAGCCAAGTTTAAGAAGTTCGTGCAGCTCGTATCTTTTGCACCCTATTTCATCTCAACGGTCGTAATGGTGTCCATGATTATGCTGTTCCTGGCACCACGGCTTGGATTTGTGAACATCGCCATGAATTTCATTGGGCTGGATTCCGTGAATTTTCTGGGTGAGCCGGGTATGTTCCGTTCGATCTACGTCTGGTCCGACATTTGGCAGACTGCGGGCTACAGTGCGGTTATTTATTTGGCAGCACTTGCCGGAATCGACCCCACATTGTACGAAGCGGCCAAAGTCGATGGAGCCTCGCGTTTTCAAAAAATTCGTCACGTGGATCTGCCAGGGCTGGTGCCAACCATTGTCATTATTTTGATCCTGAATGTCGGAAATGTCATGGCGATTGGCTTTGAGAAAGTCTACCTGTTACAGAATCCACTCAATCTGGCTAATTCTGAAATCATTGCTACTTATGTCTACCGAGTGGGCCTGTTGAATGCCAACTATAGTTTTGCAACTGCGGTAGGGCTGTTCAACTCACTGATCAATCTGGTCTTACTGGTTACGGTGAATGGTTTGGCGAAGAGAGTTACGAAGAATAGCATTTGGTAA
- a CDS encoding extracellular solute-binding protein, with the protein MKKNMVTLLMLVVAFTVVLSGCSNGNSSTAQPGSTEEGGKVNISVFAVQDSSIDIPTNKFTAFVEDKFNIKFNWEINPSDGAKEKRQISLASGDYPDAYLLTHYIDQFSQADLLKYGKQGVLVPLNDLIDQYAPNIKAAMEKNPNLKTLNTAPDGNIYGLVAYTECFHCSYPSKMWMNTDWLKKLNLEMPKTTEEFKNVLQAFKTQDPNGNGKADEVPLSGSIEEFGVRIIPFLMNAFVYDDDRNYLQMENGKVQSAAITPEWKEGLTYIKSLFDAGLIDPGAFTQNAEAFKKIGENADAEILGAGAAMHPAIFVNIDEGNTRSAHYNPLPPISGPQGVSYATHDAGGVSPGAKFVITNKASEEAQIALIKMVDYMFTPEGQTNGASGMKGIDWTDPVDGDVALGKDVKPVVKQIPMAEGEAPRNAGWSGMAHFYMPKEYRDTFVQGTDIYASNGYERRLYDASLLYEGHEPKELFPIWSVWIDPNEIDEASLLQTNIRNYIEQNELQFITGNKDLNKDWDAYVKGLQNLKLDRYLEILQKAYDTSK; encoded by the coding sequence TTGAAGAAGAATATGGTAACGTTATTGATGCTGGTAGTGGCATTCACGGTTGTCTTGAGCGGGTGTTCCAATGGCAACTCATCTACTGCACAACCGGGGAGCACGGAAGAGGGCGGCAAGGTGAATATAAGCGTGTTTGCGGTTCAGGACTCCAGCATTGATATTCCGACCAATAAATTCACTGCATTTGTGGAAGACAAATTCAATATCAAATTCAATTGGGAGATCAATCCATCAGATGGGGCCAAGGAAAAGCGTCAAATCTCGCTGGCAAGCGGTGACTATCCTGATGCCTATCTGCTTACCCATTATATAGATCAATTCTCTCAGGCAGATCTGCTGAAGTACGGTAAGCAGGGTGTGCTTGTTCCTTTGAACGACCTCATTGATCAATATGCGCCCAACATCAAAGCAGCCATGGAGAAGAATCCTAATTTGAAAACGCTTAATACAGCGCCTGATGGCAATATCTATGGACTTGTTGCTTATACGGAATGTTTCCACTGCTCCTACCCGAGCAAGATGTGGATGAATACCGATTGGCTGAAAAAGCTGAATCTGGAAATGCCAAAGACCACGGAAGAGTTCAAAAATGTGCTGCAAGCTTTCAAAACACAGGACCCGAACGGAAACGGCAAAGCAGATGAGGTACCGCTGAGTGGTTCCATAGAGGAGTTCGGCGTACGGATTATTCCGTTCCTGATGAATGCATTTGTATATGATGATGACAGAAACTACCTGCAAATGGAAAATGGGAAAGTTCAATCTGCGGCAATTACACCAGAATGGAAAGAAGGATTGACTTATATCAAGTCCCTCTTTGATGCAGGTCTGATTGACCCTGGCGCATTCACACAAAACGCAGAAGCGTTCAAGAAAATCGGTGAGAATGCTGATGCTGAAATTTTGGGTGCTGGTGCAGCGATGCATCCCGCAATCTTCGTAAACATTGACGAAGGCAATACTCGTTCGGCGCACTATAACCCGCTGCCACCGATTTCTGGACCACAGGGTGTGTCCTATGCAACGCATGATGCGGGCGGTGTATCTCCGGGAGCGAAGTTTGTAATCACGAACAAGGCAAGTGAAGAAGCGCAGATTGCCCTGATCAAAATGGTCGACTACATGTTCACTCCAGAAGGTCAAACGAACGGTGCAAGCGGCATGAAGGGAATTGACTGGACTGATCCGGTCGATGGCGATGTGGCATTGGGGAAAGACGTAAAACCTGTAGTGAAACAAATCCCTATGGCTGAAGGGGAGGCACCGCGCAATGCAGGTTGGAGTGGTATGGCTCACTTCTATATGCCAAAAGAATATCGTGATACCTTCGTTCAGGGCACAGATATTTATGCATCCAATGGTTATGAGCGCAGATTATATGATGCATCGCTGCTGTATGAAGGGCACGAGCCCAAAGAGCTGTTCCCGATCTGGTCCGTCTGGATTGATCCGAATGAAATTGACGAAGCCAGCTTGCTGCAAACCAACATCAGAAATTACATTGAGCAAAATGAACTGCAATTCATTACAGGCAATAAGGACTTGAATAAGGACTGGGATGCTTATGTAAAAGGCTTGCAGAACCTGAAGCTTGATCGTTATCTGGAAATTTTGCAAAAAGCATATGACACAAGCAAGTAA
- a CDS encoding carbohydrate ABC transporter permease, producing MAATVQTKIKESAVDKTFLITIYILLSIVALVVIYPLIFIVSSSISSPAAVTSGRVWLWPVDISFNGYKTLFNTPEILIGYGNSIFYTVAGTLISVALTIMIAYPLSRKTFFGRNTLMMVITFTMIFSGGLIPTYMVVKQLHLIDTRWALLIPNAIWVWQVIIARSFFQSSIPGELQEASEIDGCSDMRFIWSVVLPLSKPIIAVLVLMYAVGQWNAYFDALIYLKSADLFPLQLILRSIIIQNNGSGAMDVVKMVERQQLTELLKYSLIVVATLPVLVIYPFVQRHFVQGMLVGSVKG from the coding sequence ATGGCTGCAACCGTTCAAACAAAAATTAAAGAGTCCGCCGTGGACAAAACGTTTCTGATTACGATCTATATTTTGCTCAGTATCGTGGCGCTGGTGGTCATTTACCCACTGATATTTATCGTCAGCAGCTCAATCAGCAGCCCGGCAGCAGTAACTTCCGGCCGGGTATGGCTCTGGCCCGTAGATATTTCCTTCAACGGTTACAAGACATTATTTAATACACCTGAGATTCTAATCGGCTACGGTAACTCCATTTTCTATACGGTCGCTGGTACGCTGATCAGTGTAGCGCTGACCATCATGATTGCCTATCCGTTGTCACGCAAAACCTTTTTCGGCAGGAACACCCTGATGATGGTCATTACCTTCACCATGATTTTCAGTGGTGGGCTGATTCCGACTTATATGGTGGTGAAGCAGCTTCATCTGATTGATACCCGCTGGGCGTTACTGATCCCGAATGCAATCTGGGTATGGCAGGTTATTATTGCTCGCTCGTTCTTTCAATCTTCTATTCCGGGGGAGCTTCAGGAAGCCAGTGAAATTGACGGTTGCAGTGATATGCGGTTTATCTGGAGTGTTGTACTCCCGTTATCGAAGCCGATCATCGCTGTGTTGGTCCTCATGTATGCTGTGGGGCAGTGGAATGCGTACTTTGATGCGCTGATCTATCTCAAATCGGCAGACTTGTTCCCGCTGCAACTCATCTTGCGCAGTATCATCATTCAAAACAACGGTTCGGGTGCCATGGACGTGGTGAAAATGGTGGAAAGACAGCAGCTTACCGAACTGTTAAAATATTCGTTAATTGTGGTCGCCACTTTGCCCGTACTCGTCATTTATCCATTTGTACAGCGTCATTTTGTACAGGGGATGCTGGTCGGTTCCGTCAAGGGTTGA
- a CDS encoding alpha-galactosidase, with amino-acid sequence MMLTSDTAVQVQQQNGNLVSVTNGRVNLEINLENGEVSCIGNHSSYVKGIRSAFRWQGREYGTDHYQVHELTAQEDIVREGFGKGIRLVILHKNPLLPQLEQHFYMYESSPFVLVQTAIVGDEELKANRMAVIQSKTISLGGESGQDEPSILRVPFDNDKWVRYTVVKPPLDEESYEATALFAPHSRRGIVMGSLTHKVWKTGIRMQSEKSGHIEGLDLYGGAVSELTRDSQPHGYVKGKRVESPLVFIGFYEDYREGLEAYGQANIWIEPQLPWEGGVPIGWNSWSAAMSDLDYDLYTATSDFLKNEVQPLGFQNEDTLYINFDAFWDNFTPEEMKRALDRVRQNGHRAGTYWTPFAFWGGPDQFGQAVEGTNGKYTYADILLRDSEGEILPDVDGGLAIDPTHPGNLQRIDWFTDKFISEGFEYIKLDFLAHGALEGQHHNSDITTGIAAYHYGMSYLQHKLSPEVIGRPFFINLSIAPLFPYAFAHSRRISCDVFGTLADTEYLLNSLTHGWWMSNTLYRYNDPDHSVLYKSFNQEATGWHEGRSRLTASVIAGTVLLLGDDFRKEEAAERAREWLGNKDILNVARMGRTFRPVEGDLGKLSSDVFVLESPEEKSFYLAVFNFDAAQAAVKSISLERAGLNAKTVYGLQDLWKRSYGETSGELTVSLEPAESKIFRLTVKEN; translated from the coding sequence ATGATGCTAACTAGTGATACAGCCGTACAGGTACAGCAACAGAATGGTAATCTTGTAAGCGTTACAAACGGGCGCGTAAACCTGGAGATCAATCTTGAAAATGGTGAAGTGTCATGCATCGGCAATCATTCTTCCTACGTGAAGGGCATTCGTAGTGCTTTTCGCTGGCAGGGTCGGGAGTACGGTACGGATCATTATCAGGTCCACGAGCTGACGGCACAGGAAGATATTGTTCGAGAAGGTTTTGGAAAAGGCATCCGCTTGGTCATTCTGCATAAAAACCCGTTGCTGCCGCAACTGGAGCAGCATTTCTATATGTATGAATCCTCACCGTTTGTACTGGTGCAGACCGCTATAGTCGGTGATGAAGAGCTTAAGGCGAATCGCATGGCTGTCATCCAATCCAAAACCATATCGCTCGGCGGAGAATCCGGCCAGGATGAACCAAGCATTCTGCGTGTTCCGTTTGACAACGATAAATGGGTCAGATATACGGTGGTTAAGCCCCCACTTGATGAGGAGAGTTACGAGGCGACAGCCTTGTTCGCGCCCCACAGCCGCCGGGGAATTGTGATGGGTTCCCTTACGCATAAGGTATGGAAAACAGGGATTCGTATGCAAAGCGAAAAAAGCGGACATATCGAGGGACTTGATCTGTACGGCGGTGCCGTGAGTGAACTGACTCGCGATTCCCAGCCTCATGGTTATGTGAAGGGAAAAAGAGTGGAATCACCCCTGGTTTTCATCGGGTTCTATGAAGACTACCGTGAAGGCCTCGAAGCCTACGGTCAGGCCAATATCTGGATCGAACCTCAGTTACCGTGGGAAGGCGGTGTCCCGATCGGGTGGAACAGCTGGTCAGCGGCCATGAGCGACCTGGACTATGATCTGTATACGGCGACCAGCGATTTTCTCAAAAATGAAGTGCAGCCGCTTGGATTCCAGAATGAGGATACTCTATACATCAATTTTGATGCATTCTGGGATAATTTTACGCCGGAAGAAATGAAGAGGGCGCTGGACCGGGTGCGGCAAAACGGACATAGAGCGGGAACGTACTGGACCCCGTTTGCCTTCTGGGGAGGGCCGGATCAGTTCGGTCAGGCGGTCGAAGGAACGAATGGAAAATACACCTATGCAGATATCCTGCTGCGTGACAGTGAGGGCGAGATCCTGCCAGATGTAGACGGTGGTCTGGCGATAGACCCTACCCATCCCGGCAACCTGCAAAGAATCGACTGGTTCACGGATAAATTCATCTCGGAAGGTTTCGAATATATCAAACTGGATTTCTTGGCACATGGCGCGTTGGAAGGACAGCACCACAATTCGGATATTACAACAGGGATAGCGGCCTATCACTATGGCATGTCTTATTTGCAGCATAAGCTCTCGCCAGAAGTAATCGGTCGGCCATTTTTCATTAACTTGTCCATCGCTCCATTATTTCCATATGCTTTTGCCCACAGCCGCCGTATTTCCTGTGATGTCTTCGGTACACTTGCGGATACGGAATACCTACTGAACTCGCTGACACACGGCTGGTGGATGAGCAATACGCTCTATCGCTACAATGATCCTGACCATTCCGTGTTGTACAAGAGTTTCAATCAGGAAGCTACCGGCTGGCATGAAGGACGCAGCCGTCTGACTGCTTCAGTCATTGCCGGTACAGTGCTTCTGCTCGGGGATGACTTCCGTAAAGAGGAAGCAGCTGAACGAGCAAGAGAATGGCTTGGTAACAAGGATATTTTGAACGTCGCCCGTATGGGGAGAACCTTCCGTCCAGTCGAAGGTGATCTGGGGAAGCTGTCGTCTGACGTATTTGTTCTTGAATCGCCGGAAGAGAAAAGCTTCTATCTCGCCGTCTTCAACTTTGATGCTGCACAAGCTGCGGTGAAGTCGATCTCGCTGGAACGAGCCGGGCTGAATGCCAAGACTGTATACGGCTTGCAGGATCTGTGGAAAAGATCGTATGGGGAGACGTCTGGAGAGCTTACAGTCTCGCTGGAACCGGCGGAGTCCAAAATCTTCAGATTGACCGTTAAGGAGAACTGA
- a CDS encoding glycoside hydrolase family 95 protein has product MKLQYDKPAHVWTEGLPIGNGRLGGMIFGGVEQEKISLNEDTLWSGYPKDGNNSGAKNALPKVRKLLQEERYTEADTLTREMMGPYTQSYLPLGDLLLRFEHGDIYQSYKRTLDVENAVHSLEYQIGHVIYTREMFASHPDQVLVLQLTASVEGALNVHATLDSPLRHMTSVKEDRFVLAGTAPEQVDPSYFASDEPIRYGDPENNKAMVFEGQLAVETEGGQVTIDGRGIHVLGATTATFYFSAATSFNGMDAIPGIEGKDASFIASSFLNEAVGKPYASLRDSHIADYRLLFDRVKLQLGNSLASEEMSTEQRITAYGAEDPGLVELLFHYGRYLLIASSRPGTQAANLQGIWNAVTRPPWSSNYTLNINTEMNYWPAEICNLAECHEPLLDMISNLAKKGAETAQVNYGTRGWTAHHNTDIWGQTAPVGNFGDGDPSWAFWPMGGIWLTQHLWEHYAFSGDEKYLRDSAYPVMKEAALFALDWLIEDGSGSLVTSPSTSPEHKFQTTEGVAAVSPGSTMDISLIWELFTNCIEASKILGTDPDFRKELETIRERLLPLQIGKYDQLQEWSKDFEDEDIYHRHTSHLVGVYPGRQLSDEETPKLFGAARTSLERRGDESTGWSLGWRVALWSRFRDGNRSLHLLSNMLRLVRDGASEQYNHGGVYPNLLGAHPPFQIDGNFAASAGIAEMLLQSHRPYLELLPALPDAWQQGSVSGLRARGGFEVSIRWDNGQLAEAHITSLLGRDCTLRVEEGPVKVTLDGNVIEIEDTDLNLVNFPTSAGRTYKVKLS; this is encoded by the coding sequence ATGAAACTTCAATATGACAAACCTGCACATGTATGGACCGAAGGGCTTCCTATTGGTAATGGTCGTCTGGGCGGCATGATCTTTGGCGGGGTGGAGCAGGAGAAAATCAGCTTGAATGAGGATACGTTATGGTCTGGTTATCCGAAGGACGGCAACAATTCTGGCGCAAAGAACGCCCTGCCAAAGGTCCGCAAGCTTTTACAGGAAGAACGTTATACGGAAGCGGACACGCTGACCAGAGAAATGATGGGGCCATACACCCAATCTTACCTGCCTTTAGGGGATTTACTCCTGCGCTTTGAGCATGGGGACATCTATCAATCCTATAAGCGGACGCTGGATGTAGAAAATGCAGTGCACAGCCTTGAATATCAGATTGGTCATGTGATATATACCCGCGAAATGTTTGCTTCGCATCCGGATCAGGTACTTGTGCTGCAGCTGACTGCAAGTGTGGAAGGGGCGTTGAATGTACATGCCACGCTGGATAGCCCGCTTCGACATATGACTAGCGTTAAGGAAGACCGTTTTGTTCTGGCAGGTACGGCTCCCGAGCAAGTCGATCCCAGCTACTTTGCAAGCGACGAACCGATCCGATACGGTGACCCTGAAAATAACAAGGCGATGGTATTTGAAGGACAGTTAGCTGTGGAGACAGAGGGCGGACAGGTAACGATAGATGGCAGAGGAATTCACGTGTTGGGTGCGACGACGGCAACCTTTTATTTTAGTGCGGCTACTAGTTTTAATGGTATGGATGCCATTCCGGGAATCGAGGGAAAAGATGCTTCCTTCATTGCAAGTTCATTTCTGAATGAGGCGGTAGGCAAGCCTTACGCCAGCTTGCGTGACTCGCACATTGCGGATTACCGTCTGCTGTTCGATCGGGTGAAGCTTCAGCTTGGGAATTCACTAGCGTCAGAGGAGATGTCCACTGAACAGCGGATTACGGCCTATGGTGCGGAAGATCCGGGGCTTGTGGAGCTGCTCTTTCATTATGGGCGCTACTTGCTGATCGCAAGCTCCCGTCCCGGAACGCAGGCTGCGAATCTCCAGGGCATATGGAATGCGGTAACTCGTCCTCCCTGGAGCAGCAATTATACGTTGAACATCAACACTGAAATGAATTATTGGCCGGCAGAAATATGCAATCTGGCCGAATGTCATGAGCCTTTACTGGACATGATCAGCAATCTGGCGAAGAAAGGCGCTGAAACAGCACAGGTCAATTATGGCACCCGCGGCTGGACCGCGCATCATAACACGGATATCTGGGGACAGACGGCTCCGGTGGGCAACTTCGGAGATGGTGATCCGAGCTGGGCCTTCTGGCCAATGGGAGGCATTTGGCTGACCCAGCATTTATGGGAGCATTATGCTTTCAGCGGAGACGAGAAGTACTTGCGCGATTCTGCTTATCCTGTGATGAAGGAAGCTGCCCTTTTCGCGCTGGATTGGCTCATCGAAGATGGCAGCGGCAGCCTTGTGACTTCACCTTCCACTTCACCGGAACATAAATTCCAGACAACAGAAGGCGTAGCAGCGGTCAGTCCGGGTTCAACCATGGATATCTCATTAATCTGGGAGTTGTTTACCAACTGTATTGAAGCCTCGAAGATCCTTGGAACAGATCCGGACTTTAGAAAAGAGTTGGAGACCATCCGTGAACGTTTACTACCACTGCAAATCGGCAAATATGACCAATTGCAGGAGTGGTCGAAGGACTTTGAGGATGAGGATATCTATCATCGGCATACTTCGCATCTGGTAGGGGTTTATCCGGGTCGACAGCTTTCGGATGAGGAGACACCAAAGTTGTTTGGCGCTGCCAGAACCTCGCTTGAGCGACGGGGAGATGAAAGCACGGGCTGGAGTCTTGGATGGCGAGTTGCGCTCTGGAGCCGTTTCAGAGATGGCAACCGTTCCCTACATTTGCTCTCCAACATGCTCCGTTTGGTCAGAGATGGAGCGTCGGAGCAATACAACCATGGCGGCGTATATCCGAATCTTCTGGGTGCACATCCTCCGTTTCAGATTGACGGCAACTTCGCCGCCTCTGCCGGGATTGCCGAGATGCTGCTTCAATCTCACCGTCCCTATTTGGAACTGCTTCCCGCACTGCCGGATGCTTGGCAGCAGGGCAGCGTTTCCGGCCTGCGTGCCCGAGGCGGCTTTGAAGTCAGCATCCGGTGGGACAATGGACAACTGGCTGAAGCGCACATCACTTCACTCCTGGGCCGGGACTGCACGCTTAGAGTTGAAGAAGGCCCGGTTAAAGTTACCCTTGACGGCAACGTGATTGAGATAGAGGATACCGACTTAAACCTCGTAAATTTCCCTACATCTGCAGGACGTACCTACAAGGTTAAGTTGAGTTAA